One Mesorhizobium sp. L-2-11 genomic region harbors:
- a CDS encoding FecR domain-containing protein — protein MSASGRYLRSLMACMLACVFWVATASAQSNNSGCTFRLVAGTSRQILRCQEGLTIIAEDGARFALVDRDRNGSADAVRLRRKALLLDAPAGRVRGGFAVVTPQAIAAVRGTKWAVDVARGKTSVFVVKGRVAVQRPASNAGVVLGPGEGVDVETGTGTLTVKRWPAARVSALMARFGQ, from the coding sequence ATGAGCGCAAGTGGCCGATATCTCCGGAGCCTGATGGCATGCATGCTTGCCTGTGTCTTTTGGGTGGCTACCGCTTCAGCGCAGTCGAATAACTCCGGCTGTACGTTCCGACTGGTAGCAGGTACGTCCCGACAAATTCTGAGATGCCAGGAGGGCCTTACCATCATTGCGGAAGATGGCGCTCGTTTTGCACTGGTGGACCGTGATCGAAATGGTAGCGCCGATGCGGTCAGATTACGGCGCAAGGCGCTGTTGCTCGATGCTCCAGCCGGCAGGGTCCGAGGTGGCTTCGCTGTCGTCACCCCGCAGGCGATTGCCGCAGTGCGAGGTACAAAATGGGCAGTCGACGTTGCCCGTGGCAAGACGTCTGTTTTCGTCGTCAAAGGTCGCGTCGCCGTGCAAAGGCCGGCGTCCAATGCTGGCGTAGTCCTCGGGCCGGGCGAAGGCGTCGATGTGGAAACAGGAACAGGCACACTAACGGTCAAGCGCTGGCCCGCCGCACGTGTTTCGGCTTTGATGGCCCGTTTCGGTCAGTAA
- a CDS encoding peptidoglycan -binding protein — MALARSRRADRRIDYWPGFVDALSTLLLAIMFLLTVFVLAQFLLGREISGKDTVLNRLNSQINELTQLLALERSTTQDREDSLANLRASLSASEAEKSRLEQLLAQGAGAGDAANQRATALSGELDNQRQISQQALSQVEILNQQISALRRQIGALEEALNVSEARDRESNTKIADLGRRLNVALAQRVQELNRYRSDFFGRLREILADRENIRIVGDRFVFQSEVLFPTGSEVINDAGKDEMKKLADAIIDLQKEIPPEINWVLRVDGHTDDKPLSGTGRYRDNWELSTARSTSVVKFLIENGVPANRLVAAGFGEFQPLDPADSEDARNKNRRIELKLTER, encoded by the coding sequence ATGGCTCTCGCCAGGAGCCGGCGTGCCGATCGCCGTATCGACTACTGGCCGGGCTTCGTCGACGCGCTGTCGACGCTGCTGCTGGCGATCATGTTCCTGCTTACCGTCTTCGTGCTGGCGCAGTTCCTGCTCGGCCGCGAAATCTCCGGCAAGGACACGGTGCTCAACCGCCTCAATTCGCAGATCAACGAACTGACCCAGCTTCTGGCGCTGGAGCGCTCGACGACGCAGGACAGGGAAGATTCGCTTGCCAATTTACGGGCGTCGCTGTCTGCGTCGGAGGCGGAAAAGAGCCGGCTCGAGCAGTTGCTGGCGCAAGGCGCCGGTGCCGGCGACGCCGCCAACCAGCGGGCCACGGCGCTTTCGGGCGAACTCGACAACCAGCGCCAGATCAGCCAGCAGGCGCTGAGCCAGGTTGAAATCCTCAACCAGCAGATCTCGGCTCTGCGCAGGCAGATCGGAGCGCTCGAAGAAGCGCTCAACGTGTCCGAAGCGCGCGATCGCGAGTCCAACACCAAGATCGCCGATCTCGGCCGCCGCCTGAACGTCGCGCTGGCGCAACGTGTGCAGGAACTGAACCGCTATCGGTCCGACTTCTTCGGGCGCTTGCGCGAAATCCTCGCCGACCGCGAGAACATCCGCATCGTCGGCGACCGTTTCGTCTTCCAGTCGGAAGTGCTTTTCCCGACAGGCTCCGAAGTGATCAACGATGCCGGCAAGGACGAGATGAAGAAGCTCGCCGACGCCATCATCGACCTGCAGAAGGAGATCCCGCCGGAGATCAACTGGGTGCTGCGCGTCGACGGCCACACCGACGACAAGCCGCTGTCGGGCACCGGCCGCTACCGCGACAATTGGGAATTGTCGACGGCGCGCTCGACCTCGGTGGTGAAGTTCCTGATCGAGAACGGCGTGCCGGCCAACCGCCTGGTTGCCGCCGGCTTCGGCGAATTCCAGCCGCTCGACCCCGCCGACAGCGAAGACGCGCGCAACAAGAACCGCCGCATCGAGCTGAAACTGACCGAGCGTTGA
- a CDS encoding MotA/TolQ/ExbB proton channel family protein yields MAFFKSFGMGRRSDVLMYDPHKLSSPQVFLLTMVIFLMIVAFIAAILTRQISTAFATNPGLNGLIVGVLAVGILLAFAQVGRLFREVRWVNSFRAGSETTEPVLLAPMKAMIGRSPTIAFSTSSMRTMLDSIATRLDETRDTSRYLVGLLVFLGLLGTFWGLLNTIGSIRETIESLDPGTGDAAAVLESLKAGLAAPLAGMGTAFSSSLFGLSGSLVLGFLDLQAGRAQTRFYTELENWLSSVTDLSSDIVVAEPPKVESSDEIRVLSERLRSMQENGGGANPRVATAMANLADGISGLVKNMRSEQQIMRDWVEAQSDEQKAMRNTLEKIADALKKTGVH; encoded by the coding sequence ATGGCTTTTTTCAAATCCTTCGGCATGGGCAGACGCTCCGACGTGCTGATGTACGACCCGCACAAATTGTCGAGCCCGCAGGTCTTTCTCCTGACCATGGTCATCTTCCTGATGATCGTCGCTTTCATCGCCGCCATCCTGACCCGGCAGATCTCGACAGCCTTTGCCACCAATCCCGGTCTCAACGGCCTGATCGTCGGCGTGCTTGCGGTCGGCATCCTGCTGGCTTTCGCACAGGTCGGTCGGCTGTTTCGCGAAGTGCGCTGGGTCAACTCTTTTCGGGCCGGCTCCGAAACCACCGAACCGGTGCTGCTGGCGCCGATGAAGGCGATGATCGGCCGCTCGCCGACGATCGCCTTCTCGACCAGCTCGATGCGCACCATGCTCGATTCGATCGCCACCCGCCTCGACGAAACCCGCGACACCTCGCGCTACCTTGTTGGGCTGCTGGTGTTCCTCGGCCTGCTTGGCACCTTCTGGGGCCTGCTCAACACGATCGGCTCGATCCGCGAAACCATCGAGTCGCTCGATCCCGGCACTGGCGATGCCGCAGCCGTGCTCGAATCGCTGAAGGCCGGGCTTGCTGCGCCGCTGGCCGGCATGGGCACCGCCTTCTCGTCCTCGCTGTTTGGCCTGTCCGGTTCCCTGGTGCTCGGCTTCCTCGACCTGCAGGCTGGCCGCGCCCAGACACGCTTCTACACCGAGCTCGAAAACTGGCTGTCCTCGGTCACCGACCTGTCCTCCGACATCGTCGTCGCCGAACCGCCCAAGGTCGAGTCCTCCGACGAGATCCGCGTCCTGTCTGAAAGACTGCGCAGCATGCAGGAGAACGGCGGCGGCGCCAATCCGCGTGTCGCCACCGCCATGGCCAACCTTGCCGACGGCATTTCGGGCCTGGTCAAGAACATGCGCTCGGAGCAGCAGATCATGCGCGACTGGGTCGAGGCCCAGTCGGACGAGCAGAAGGCGATGCGCAACACGCTGGAGAAGATCGCCGACGCCCTGAAGAAGACTGGAGTCCATTAG
- the trhA gene encoding PAQR family membrane homeostasis protein TrhA, with amino-acid sequence MTHIGSKSQIDIPQIEIPFMGRWHYSRAEMIADGIVHAVGIVLAIAAGSTLLALAAFHTGPGEYIAAAFYVISLLTVLSVSLAYNLWPVSSPAKWILRRFDHAAIYLLIAATYTPFLAQLDGSPLAISMIVLVWVAAAIGIAIKVLLPGRFDRLAVVFYLAIGWSGIVLVEPLVQTLPTTSIALIVAGGIVYSCGVIFFAWKGLRFHNALWHGFVVTGAGLHLAAMVDCLVINRL; translated from the coding sequence ATGACGCATATCGGCTCGAAATCCCAGATCGACATACCCCAGATCGAAATCCCCTTCATGGGACGCTGGCACTATTCGCGCGCCGAAATGATCGCCGACGGCATCGTCCATGCGGTAGGCATCGTGCTCGCCATTGCTGCCGGCTCGACGCTGCTGGCGCTGGCTGCCTTCCATACCGGTCCGGGCGAATATATCGCCGCCGCTTTCTATGTGATTTCGCTGCTCACCGTGCTGTCGGTGTCGCTGGCCTACAATCTGTGGCCGGTGTCGTCGCCAGCCAAGTGGATATTGCGGCGCTTCGACCATGCCGCGATTTATCTGCTGATCGCCGCGACCTACACGCCTTTTCTCGCCCAGCTCGACGGCTCGCCGCTGGCCATCTCGATGATCGTCCTGGTCTGGGTCGCGGCAGCGATCGGCATCGCCATCAAAGTGCTTCTTCCCGGTCGCTTCGACCGGCTGGCGGTCGTCTTCTATCTCGCCATCGGCTGGAGCGGCATCGTGCTTGTCGAGCCGCTCGTCCAGACATTGCCGACGACATCGATCGCGCTGATCGTCGCCGGCGGCATCGTCTATTCCTGCGGCGTCATCTTCTTCGCCTGGAAGGGCCTGCGCTTCCACAATGCGCTGTGGCACGGCTTTGTCGTCACCGGCGCCGGCCTGCATCTTGCCGCCATGGTCGACTGCCTGGTCATCAACCGACTCTAA
- a CDS encoding inositol monophosphatase family protein, whose product MARSAILNVMVQAAMKAGRSLSRDFGEVQNLQVSMKGPADYVSQADRKAEEILFTELSKARPGYAFLMEERGLIEGDDGQHRWIVDPLDGTTNFLHGIPLFAISIALERQGQIVAGVVYNPAMDELYTAERGGGAFMNDRRLRVAGRTKLIDTVIGCGVPHLGRGQHGNFLIELRNVMAEVSGVRRLGSASLDLAYVAAGRMDGFWETGLSAWDVAAGILLIREAGGFISDFAGGQNMLDGGSIVAGNETIQRALLKTVRKPVTR is encoded by the coding sequence ATGGCGCGTTCAGCGATCCTCAATGTCATGGTCCAGGCCGCTATGAAGGCCGGCCGCTCGCTGTCGCGCGATTTCGGCGAAGTGCAGAACCTGCAGGTCTCGATGAAGGGACCGGCCGACTATGTCAGCCAGGCCGACCGCAAGGCCGAAGAAATCCTTTTCACCGAACTGTCGAAGGCGCGGCCGGGCTACGCCTTCCTGATGGAGGAGCGCGGCCTGATCGAAGGCGACGACGGCCAGCACCGCTGGATCGTCGACCCGCTCGACGGCACCACTAATTTCCTGCATGGCATTCCGTTGTTCGCCATCTCGATCGCGCTGGAGCGCCAGGGCCAGATCGTCGCCGGTGTCGTCTACAATCCGGCGATGGACGAACTCTACACCGCCGAGCGCGGTGGTGGCGCGTTCATGAACGACCGCCGGCTGCGGGTTGCCGGCCGCACCAAGCTGATCGACACGGTGATCGGCTGCGGCGTGCCGCATCTCGGCCGCGGCCAGCATGGCAATTTCCTCATCGAGTTGCGCAACGTGATGGCCGAAGTTTCGGGCGTCCGCCGCCTCGGCTCCGCCTCGCTCGATCTCGCTTACGTCGCTGCCGGCCGCATGGACGGGTTCTGGGAAACCGGCCTGTCGGCCTGGGACGTCGCCGCCGGCATCCTGCTGATCCGCGAGGCGGGCGGCTTCATCTCCGACTTCGCCGGCGGGCAGAACATGCTGGATGGCGGCTCGATCGTCGCCGGCAACGAGACCATCCAGCGTGCGCTGTTGAAGACCGTCAGGAAGCCGGTGACGCGCTAG
- the efp gene encoding elongation factor P, with protein sequence MAKINGNEIRPGNVIEHDGGLWVAVRTNTVKPGKGGAYNQVELKNLINGTKLNERFRSAETVEQIRLEMKDFSFLYEQGEALVFMDTESYEQLELQKDFVGDRAAFLQDGMMVTVQLYDERPIGISLPDQVTLTITEADPVVKGQTAASSYKPAMLENGIRVLVPPFIGSGERIIVDTNEISYVRRAD encoded by the coding sequence ATGGCCAAGATCAACGGCAACGAAATCCGTCCCGGCAATGTCATCGAGCATGATGGCGGCCTGTGGGTGGCGGTCAGAACCAACACCGTCAAGCCCGGCAAGGGCGGCGCCTACAACCAGGTCGAGCTGAAGAACCTGATCAACGGCACCAAGCTCAATGAGCGTTTCCGCTCGGCCGAGACCGTCGAGCAGATCCGACTGGAGATGAAGGATTTCTCCTTCCTCTACGAACAGGGCGAAGCGCTGGTGTTCATGGACACCGAAAGCTACGAGCAGCTTGAATTGCAAAAGGATTTCGTCGGCGATCGCGCTGCCTTCCTGCAGGACGGCATGATGGTGACGGTCCAGCTCTATGACGAAAGGCCGATCGGCATTTCGCTGCCCGACCAGGTGACGCTGACGATCACCGAGGCCGACCCGGTGGTGAAGGGCCAGACCGCAGCTTCGTCCTATAAGCCGGCGATGCTGGAAAACGGCATTCGCGTGCTGGTGCCGCCGTTCATCGGCTCGGGCGAGCGCATCATCGTCGACACCAACGAAATCAGTTACGTGCGCCGCGCCGACTAA
- a CDS encoding tetratricopeptide repeat protein, with product MAETVPLPQAEPGIAASTDKPIATPLPQPATTAPLPSADAINPDRFGAKPSDSAYGAFQRGLYKTAYNLALVRAQNGDPAAQTLIAEILSRGLGVPVDAAEAAKWYALAAEQGIPEAQFQYALMLLDGRYVKKDEKGAYALMQAAAEAGNRLAQFNFAQLLVQQDPGDAGIAKAVSYYQRAAATGLADAQYALAQVYANGVGGKLRDDAQARGLLAQAARQNYDTAQIDLAAWMIEGRGGARDLKSGFGWMKQAAEGGNVAAQNRLAKLYMGGIGTDPDPVLAGAWYVVARRAGLIDPQMDDFLQGLTDDQTKQALQKANRLP from the coding sequence ATGGCGGAAACCGTCCCGTTGCCGCAAGCCGAGCCCGGCATCGCTGCAAGCACGGACAAGCCGATCGCCACTCCGCTGCCGCAGCCGGCCACCACGGCGCCGCTGCCGTCGGCCGACGCCATCAATCCCGACCGCTTCGGTGCCAAGCCGTCGGATTCCGCCTATGGCGCCTTCCAGCGCGGCCTGTACAAGACGGCCTACAACCTCGCTCTGGTTCGCGCCCAGAACGGCGATCCGGCGGCGCAGACATTGATCGCCGAGATATTGTCGCGCGGCCTTGGCGTGCCGGTCGACGCGGCGGAGGCGGCAAAGTGGTACGCGCTTGCCGCCGAGCAGGGCATACCGGAAGCGCAGTTCCAATATGCGCTGATGCTGCTCGACGGCCGCTACGTCAAGAAGGACGAGAAAGGGGCCTATGCGCTGATGCAGGCCGCCGCCGAGGCCGGCAACCGTCTGGCGCAGTTCAATTTCGCGCAGCTGCTGGTCCAGCAGGACCCCGGCGATGCCGGCATCGCCAAGGCGGTGTCCTATTATCAGCGCGCCGCCGCGACCGGCCTTGCCGACGCGCAATATGCGCTGGCGCAGGTCTATGCCAATGGCGTCGGCGGCAAGCTGCGCGACGATGCCCAGGCGCGCGGCTTGCTGGCGCAGGCAGCAAGGCAGAACTACGATACGGCGCAGATCGATCTCGCTGCCTGGATGATCGAGGGACGCGGTGGCGCCCGCGACCTGAAGTCCGGCTTCGGCTGGATGAAACAGGCCGCCGAGGGCGGTAATGTCGCCGCCCAGAACCGCCTCGCCAAGCTTTACATGGGTGGCATCGGCACCGATCCGGACCCGGTCCTTGCCGGCGCCTGGTACGTCGTCGCACGCCGCGCCGGGCTGATCGATCCGCAGATGGACGATTTTCTGCAGGGCCTGACCGACGACCAGACCAAGCAGGCGCTGCAGAAGGCCAACCGCCTGCCGTAA
- a CDS encoding thiamine phosphate synthase, with protein sequence MNDATPPNRCRIVLIAPPGVSAERIGAAFEGGDVASLILPENDMDEASFQAFAEQIVPAAQAAGVAVVIAGDTRIAGRVQADGIHVEAGKAELAETIERFQAKMMVGTGGAKTRDDALELGELRPDYIFFGRFGYDNKPEPHPRNLSLGQWWADVIQIPCIVMAGSDIASVEAVAATGAEFVALSSAVFAEGVDPKMAVASANALLDETAPRFED encoded by the coding sequence ATGAACGACGCAACGCCTCCAAATCGCTGCCGCATCGTGCTGATCGCGCCACCCGGCGTGTCGGCTGAGCGCATCGGCGCGGCGTTCGAGGGCGGCGATGTCGCCTCGCTGATCCTGCCCGAAAACGACATGGACGAAGCCTCCTTCCAGGCCTTCGCCGAACAGATCGTGCCGGCGGCGCAAGCGGCAGGCGTAGCTGTCGTCATTGCCGGCGACACCCGCATCGCCGGCCGCGTCCAGGCCGATGGTATCCATGTCGAGGCCGGCAAGGCCGAACTCGCCGAGACGATCGAACGTTTCCAGGCAAAAATGATGGTCGGCACCGGCGGCGCCAAGACCCGCGACGATGCGCTGGAACTCGGCGAGCTCAGGCCCGACTACATCTTCTTCGGCCGCTTCGGCTACGACAACAAGCCGGAGCCGCACCCACGCAACCTGTCGCTGGGGCAATGGTGGGCGGATGTGATCCAGATCCCTTGCATCGTCATGGCCGGGTCCGACATCGCTTCGGTAGAAGCGGTGGCTGCCACCGGCGCCGAATTCGTGGCGCTGTCCAGCGCCGTCTTTGCCGAGGGCGTCGACCCAAAGATGGCAGTCGCCAGCGCCAACGCGCTGCTCGACGAAACCGCGCCGCGTTTCGAGGACTGA
- a CDS encoding DMT family transporter, giving the protein MDSTARGTIEMTAAMVILGTIGWFVVMSGEPIMDVVFWRCAFGAITLLIICAALGLLRGRLSLRIVAISALGGAAIVVNWLLLFSSFSRASISIATAVYNTQPFMLVGFGSLFFSERLTLTKLTWLGIAFAGLLLIVQGSPDAGSDAGPNTGNVGTDYFIGIAMALGAAFFWAVAAIVTKKLKDTPPHLIALIQVCVGVVMLAPFASLSHLPADVWSWSMLATLGVVHTGLMYILMYGAIQKLPTYLQGSLSFIYPIVAILVDVVAFGHRLHPAQIVGGAAILVAAAGMNLGWTLWQSKTPAESTQAIK; this is encoded by the coding sequence ATGGACAGCACGGCGCGCGGCACGATCGAAATGACGGCCGCAATGGTGATCCTCGGCACGATCGGATGGTTCGTCGTCATGTCGGGCGAGCCCATCATGGACGTCGTCTTCTGGCGCTGCGCCTTCGGCGCGATAACGCTACTGATCATTTGCGCTGCCCTAGGGCTGCTGCGCGGCAGGCTGTCACTGCGCATCGTGGCGATCTCGGCTCTCGGGGGTGCTGCCATCGTCGTCAACTGGCTGCTGCTGTTCAGCTCGTTTTCCCGCGCCTCGATCTCGATCGCCACGGCTGTTTACAACACGCAGCCCTTCATGCTGGTCGGCTTTGGCTCGCTCTTCTTCTCAGAGCGGCTGACCCTGACAAAGCTGACCTGGCTTGGCATCGCCTTCGCCGGCTTGCTGCTGATCGTGCAAGGCTCGCCTGATGCGGGCTCCGATGCAGGCCCCAATACAGGTAATGTCGGTACGGATTATTTTATCGGCATCGCGATGGCGCTGGGTGCGGCTTTCTTCTGGGCCGTCGCCGCCATCGTCACCAAGAAGCTCAAAGACACGCCGCCGCACCTGATCGCCCTGATCCAGGTCTGCGTCGGCGTCGTCATGCTGGCACCCTTCGCCAGCCTTTCCCACCTTCCCGCCGACGTGTGGAGCTGGAGCATGCTGGCGACGCTTGGCGTCGTCCATACCGGTCTGATGTACATCCTGATGTACGGCGCCATTCAGAAACTGCCAACCTATCTGCAGGGGTCGCTGTCCTTCATCTACCCTATTGTCGCGATCCTGGTCGATGTCGTCGCCTTCGGCCACCGGCTGCATCCGGCCCAGATCGTCGGCGGCGCCGCCATCCTGGTCGCCGCCGCCGGCATGAATCTTGGCTGGACGCTGTGGCAATCGAAGACCCCAGCCGAAAGCACCCAGGCAATCAAGTGA
- a CDS encoding Lrp/AsnC family transcriptional regulator — protein sequence MLDDLDRRLLEILIKDSRTSLKELAQQVGLSSPSVAERLRRLEDRGVIRAFTIEIDPQALGYTLQAIVRIRPLPGKLHIVQKLIEETPEFGECDKVTGDDCFVARLFVRSIGDLDKLLDRIADKAETSTAIIKAQPIRRRPPPLAATAISNP from the coding sequence ATGCTGGACGATCTGGACCGACGCCTTCTCGAAATCCTGATCAAGGATTCGCGAACCTCATTGAAGGAACTGGCCCAACAGGTAGGACTTTCGTCGCCGAGTGTCGCGGAACGCCTGCGTCGGCTGGAGGATCGTGGCGTTATCAGGGCCTTCACCATCGAGATCGATCCGCAAGCGCTCGGCTACACCTTGCAGGCGATCGTTCGCATCCGGCCCTTGCCGGGCAAGCTGCATATTGTGCAGAAGCTGATTGAGGAGACTCCGGAGTTTGGCGAATGCGACAAGGTGACGGGCGACGACTGCTTTGTTGCCCGGCTGTTCGTGCGCTCGATCGGCGATCTCGACAAGCTTCTCGACCGTATCGCCGACAAGGCCGAAACGAGCACAGCCATCATCAAGGCGCAGCCGATCCGCAGGCGCCCACCGCCGCTAGCCGCAACCGCCATCTCGAATCCGTGA
- a CDS encoding sulfite exporter TauE/SafE family protein, whose translation MSGLLLDPWFYAAAIPAVILVGLSKGGFGGAVGFVGVPLMALAMPPVQAAAILLPILCLMDIVSVWTWWGVYDRKMLADMMPGAVIGIGLGWLTAALVTAEMVRLIVGAVAIIFVLRWVYLQMRHGASHSAEPNRAAAAFWGTVAGFTSFVAHVGGPPFQVYALPIRLHPKVLSGTAAIFFAATNALKLIPYFALGQFDATNLTASAVLVPLAPLSTIAGAWLVRRMRAELFYPFTYATVAVVAVKLLWDGIAGLL comes from the coding sequence ATGTCAGGCCTGCTTCTCGATCCGTGGTTCTATGCCGCCGCCATTCCAGCCGTCATCCTGGTCGGTCTGTCCAAGGGCGGCTTTGGCGGTGCGGTCGGATTCGTGGGCGTCCCGCTGATGGCGCTGGCCATGCCGCCGGTGCAGGCAGCCGCCATCCTGCTGCCTATACTGTGCCTGATGGACATCGTCTCGGTGTGGACATGGTGGGGTGTCTACGACCGCAAGATGCTTGCGGACATGATGCCGGGGGCAGTGATCGGCATCGGCCTCGGCTGGCTGACCGCGGCGCTGGTGACAGCGGAAATGGTGCGGCTGATCGTCGGCGCCGTGGCGATTATCTTCGTGCTTCGCTGGGTCTATCTGCAGATGCGGCACGGTGCGAGCCACTCAGCCGAGCCCAACCGCGCGGCTGCCGCATTTTGGGGGACCGTCGCCGGGTTCACAAGCTTCGTCGCCCATGTCGGCGGCCCGCCCTTTCAGGTCTATGCGCTGCCAATCCGACTCCATCCGAAAGTGCTGTCGGGCACCGCCGCAATCTTCTTTGCCGCCACCAACGCGTTGAAGCTCATCCCCTATTTTGCGCTCGGACAGTTCGACGCCACCAACCTGACCGCGTCGGCGGTTCTGGTGCCGCTGGCGCCGCTCTCGACCATCGCCGGCGCCTGGCTGGTGCGGCGGATGCGAGCGGAACTGTTCTACCCCTTCACCTATGCGACCGTAGCGGTCGTCGCGGTCAAGCTCCTGTGGGACGGGATCGCCGGCCTTCTCTAG
- the rcdA gene encoding protease adaptor protein RcdA has protein sequence MNDPSKGSAKTIKLAERRVFSQSFKPLYQEGMGLVEQAAEYLDGKGRAEAKKLSRLAATLYAAESMRLTTRLMQVASWLLLQRAANSGEMTRDQVASEKSKVRLDTASANNDAAGWAELPKDFLDLIDRSLRLQALVRRMDEEIYGAVAEVAPSGRRVNPVSDQITLLNTAFARG, from the coding sequence ATGAACGATCCTTCGAAGGGAAGCGCGAAAACCATCAAGCTGGCGGAGCGCCGGGTTTTCTCCCAATCCTTCAAGCCGCTCTACCAGGAAGGCATGGGCCTGGTCGAGCAGGCGGCCGAATATCTGGACGGCAAGGGCCGGGCCGAGGCGAAGAAACTGTCCAGGCTGGCGGCGACGCTCTATGCGGCCGAGTCGATGCGACTGACCACGAGGCTGATGCAGGTCGCCTCCTGGCTGCTTCTGCAGCGCGCGGCGAATTCCGGCGAGATGACTCGCGATCAGGTTGCTTCCGAAAAATCCAAGGTGCGTCTCGACACCGCTTCCGCCAACAACGATGCCGCAGGCTGGGCCGAACTGCCCAAGGATTTTCTTGACCTCATCGACCGCTCGCTGCGCCTGCAGGCGCTGGTGCGTCGCATGGACGAGGAAATTTACGGCGCCGTGGCCGAGGTCGCGCCATCCGGCCGCCGCGTCAATCCGGTTTCCGATCAGATCACGCTGCTGAACACGGCTTTCGCCCGCGGCTGA
- the ruvC gene encoding crossover junction endodeoxyribonuclease RuvC yields the protein MGEMIRIIGIDPGLRRTGWGIVESLGNSLRFVASGTVRSDDRSALATRLCQLHDGLAEILHAAMPHEAAVEQTFVNKDAAATLKLGQARGIAMLVPALAGLVVAEYAPNAVKKAVIGVGHGDKKQIHMMVKVLMPKATFDTDDAADALAIAICHAHHRQSVVYRLAALG from the coding sequence ATGGGGGAAATGATTCGCATCATCGGTATCGATCCGGGGCTGAGGCGCACCGGTTGGGGCATCGTCGAGAGCCTCGGCAACTCGCTGCGCTTCGTCGCCTCCGGCACCGTGCGCTCCGACGACAGGTCGGCGCTGGCGACGCGCCTTTGCCAGTTGCATGACGGGCTTGCCGAGATCCTGCATGCCGCCATGCCGCATGAGGCGGCGGTCGAGCAGACCTTCGTCAACAAGGATGCGGCCGCGACGCTGAAGCTTGGCCAGGCGCGCGGCATCGCCATGCTGGTGCCGGCGCTGGCCGGCCTTGTCGTCGCCGAATATGCGCCCAACGCCGTCAAGAAGGCGGTGATCGGCGTCGGTCATGGCGACAAGAAGCAGATCCACATGATGGTCAAGGTGCTGATGCCAAAGGCGACGTTCGACACCGACGATGCCGCCGACGCGCTGGCCATTGCCATCTGCCACGCGCATCACCGGCAGAGTGTAGTCTACAGGTTGGCGGCGTTAGGCTAG
- the ruvA gene encoding Holliday junction branch migration protein RuvA — MIGKLKGTLDEVDEDFCIIDVHGVGYVAHCSARTLAALPAPGEAVVLFIETYVREDMLRLYGFQSVLEREWFRLLMSNVQGVGAKVALAILSTMAPAELANAIALRDIAMVSRAPGVGKKVAERIVTELKNKAPAFAGTASGTIGLKQELGEGVAPAPITDAVSALVNLGYSRDTAANAVAAALKSAGEDADAPKLIRFGLKELAR, encoded by the coding sequence ATGATCGGCAAGCTGAAAGGCACGCTGGACGAGGTCGACGAGGATTTCTGCATCATCGACGTGCACGGCGTCGGCTATGTCGCCCACTGCTCGGCGCGCACGCTTGCCGCTTTGCCGGCACCCGGCGAGGCGGTGGTGCTGTTCATCGAAACCTATGTGCGCGAGGATATGCTGCGGCTCTACGGTTTCCAGTCGGTGCTGGAGCGCGAGTGGTTCCGGCTGTTGATGAGCAATGTGCAGGGCGTCGGCGCCAAGGTGGCGCTGGCCATTTTATCGACGATGGCGCCGGCCGAACTCGCCAATGCCATCGCGCTGCGTGATATTGCCATGGTCAGCCGCGCGCCCGGCGTCGGCAAGAAGGTGGCCGAGCGCATCGTCACCGAACTGAAGAACAAGGCGCCGGCGTTTGCGGGCACTGCGTCCGGCACCATCGGCCTGAAGCAGGAGCTTGGCGAAGGCGTCGCGCCGGCGCCGATCACCGACGCCGTCTCGGCGCTGGTCAATCTCGGCTATTCGCGCGATACCGCCGCCAATGCGGTGGCGGCGGCGCTGAAAAGCGCCGGCGAGGACGCGGATGCGCCGAAGCTGATCCGCTTCGGGCTGAAGGAACTGGCGCGGTGA